A window of Streptomyces armeniacus contains these coding sequences:
- a CDS encoding alpha/beta fold hydrolase, giving the protein MLPVETFLTLRERRFAYLDFGGTGPVVLALHGHFGRGRAFGALAAALGGRYRVVALDQRGHGLSGHGGGFSPGDYVEDAAAFLRALGLAPAAVVGHSMGGVVAFGLAERYPELVGALVVADMTVLNAEPETHPVLDVSGWPRRAGSPDELRRAIEERGVPDAGYFLESAVRDGDGWRLLFDPDEMMVSQRAFTGDHSASWYASGQPALLLRAEHSFMLSRSTAERMAAGRTDTELVELPGCGHWLYDDDPDGFARAIGSFLDRHHGAVDAGDGG; this is encoded by the coding sequence ATGCTGCCTGTCGAGACGTTCCTCACCCTCCGCGAACGCCGTTTCGCCTACCTGGACTTCGGGGGTACCGGCCCCGTCGTACTCGCGCTGCACGGGCATTTCGGGCGTGGGCGCGCGTTCGGGGCGCTGGCCGCGGCGCTCGGCGGGCGGTACCGCGTTGTCGCGCTCGATCAGCGCGGGCACGGGCTATCCGGGCACGGTGGGGGTTTCAGCCCCGGCGACTACGTCGAGGACGCGGCCGCCTTCCTGCGTGCGCTCGGCCTCGCGCCGGCGGCGGTCGTCGGGCACTCCATGGGCGGCGTCGTCGCGTTCGGGCTCGCCGAGCGGTACCCGGAGCTGGTCGGCGCGTTGGTGGTGGCCGACATGACGGTGCTGAACGCCGAGCCCGAGACGCATCCCGTGCTGGACGTCTCCGGGTGGCCGCGCCGCGCGGGGTCGCCGGACGAGTTGCGCCGGGCGATCGAGGAGCGGGGCGTGCCCGACGCGGGCTACTTCCTGGAGAGCGCCGTCCGGGACGGGGACGGCTGGCGGCTGCTGTTCGACCCGGACGAGATGATGGTCTCCCAACGCGCCTTCACCGGCGACCACTCCGCCTCCTGGTACGCGTCCGGGCAGCCCGCGCTGCTGCTGCGCGCCGAGCACAGCTTCATGCTCAGCCGGAGCACGGCGGAGCGGATGGCGGCCGGCCGTACGGACACCGAACTCGTCGAACTGCCGGGCTGCGGGCACTGGTTGTACGACGACGACCCGGACGGCTTCGCGCGAGCCATCGGCTCGTTCCTGGACCGGCACCACGGCGCGGTGGA